In Acidimicrobiales bacterium, a single window of DNA contains:
- a CDS encoding circularly permuted type 2 ATP-grasp protein: MGDLLHDYATDAAWDEMFDVPGRARAPYEALHQALQAFSGDELVARCTARDHAFRDQGITFSHQGEDRPFPLDLVPRVLSAEEWAEVESGVTQRVRALEAFLADVYGTGEILRAGIVPRRVVTRATGFQRPAVGVEPPNGVRVHVAGIDLIRCDGQFRVLEDNVRTPSGISYVIENRRTMARVMPELFEGHRVRPVDSYPARLLEALRAATPTGTGEPRVVVMTAGVYNSAYFEHAFLARQMGVELVEGRDLICKGGVVYMRSTEGEQRVDVVYRRVDDAYLDALHFRTDSVVGCPGILNAARAGNVTIANAVGNGVADDKLVYTYVPDMIEYYLGEKPVLPNVDTYRLDDPDQLAHVLGRLDQVVLKPVDGSGGYGLVMGPQASAEELDRMAGVLAGCPRGWIAQEVMRLSTSPTQVGRRLQPRHVDLRPFAVNDGERVWVVPGALTRVALPEGSLIVNSSQGGGSKDTWVLAGSRQPPVGKPAAPAAAASSLRLDARPPEAGPLASQANQQQQQQQDHPPSAGVPPC, from the coding sequence GTGGGCGACCTCCTCCACGACTACGCCACCGACGCGGCCTGGGACGAGATGTTCGACGTGCCCGGCCGTGCCCGGGCGCCGTACGAGGCCCTCCATCAGGCGCTCCAGGCGTTCTCGGGCGACGAGCTCGTCGCCCGCTGCACGGCCCGTGACCACGCCTTCCGCGACCAGGGCATCACCTTCTCCCACCAGGGCGAGGACCGCCCCTTCCCGCTCGACCTCGTCCCCAGGGTGCTCTCGGCCGAGGAGTGGGCCGAGGTGGAATCGGGCGTCACCCAGCGGGTGCGGGCCCTGGAGGCGTTCCTCGCCGACGTGTACGGCACGGGGGAGATCCTCCGCGCCGGCATCGTCCCCCGGCGCGTCGTCACCCGGGCCACCGGGTTCCAGCGGCCGGCGGTGGGCGTCGAGCCGCCCAACGGCGTGCGCGTCCACGTCGCCGGCATCGACCTCATCCGCTGCGACGGGCAGTTCCGCGTGTTGGAGGACAACGTCCGCACCCCGTCGGGGATCTCTTACGTCATCGAGAACCGCCGCACCATGGCCCGGGTCATGCCCGAGCTGTTCGAGGGCCATCGCGTCCGCCCCGTCGACAGCTACCCGGCGCGGCTGCTGGAGGCCCTGCGGGCGGCCACGCCGACGGGGACGGGCGAGCCCAGGGTGGTCGTGATGACGGCCGGCGTCTACAACTCCGCCTACTTCGAGCACGCCTTCCTGGCCCGCCAGATGGGCGTGGAGCTGGTGGAGGGCCGGGACCTGATCTGCAAGGGCGGCGTCGTCTACATGCGCAGCACCGAGGGCGAGCAGCGGGTGGACGTCGTCTACCGCCGGGTGGACGACGCCTACCTCGACGCCCTCCACTTCCGCACCGACTCGGTCGTGGGCTGCCCCGGCATCCTCAACGCGGCCCGGGCCGGCAATGTGACCATCGCCAACGCGGTCGGCAACGGCGTCGCCGACGACAAGCTCGTCTACACCTACGTCCCCGACATGATCGAGTACTACCTGGGCGAGAAGCCGGTGCTCCCCAACGTGGACACCTACCGCCTGGACGACCCCGACCAGCTGGCGCACGTGCTCGGCCGGCTCGACCAGGTCGTCCTCAAGCCGGTGGACGGTTCGGGCGGCTACGGCCTGGTGATGGGGCCCCAGGCGAGCGCCGAGGAGCTCGACCGCATGGCCGGCGTGCTGGCCGGGTGCCCGCGCGGGTGGATCGCCCAAGAGGTCATGAGGCTGTCGACGTCGCCCACCCAGGTCGGCCGCCGGCTCCAGCCCCGCCACGTCGACCTGCGGCCCTTCGCCGTCAACGACGGCGAGCGGGTCTGGGTCGTGCCGGGCGCCCTCACCCGGGTGGCGCTCCCCGAGGGGAGCCTCATCGTCAACTCCAGCCAGGGCGGCGGGTCGAAGGACACCTGGGTGCTGGCCGGCAGCCGCCAGCCCCCCGTGGGCAAGCCCGCCGCGCCGGCCGCCGCCGCCTCCTCCCTCCGCCTCGACGCCCGGCCGCCCGAGGCGGGCCCGCTGGCATCGCAGGCCAACCAGCAGCAGCAGCAGCAGCAGGACCATCCGCCGTCGGCCGGAGTGCCGCCGTGCTGA